Proteins from a single region of Catenulispora acidiphila DSM 44928:
- a CDS encoding APC family permease: MDSPSTVPAPAPAAPGPGDDRLRGGSLSLLDIASSTMANIGPAMSFYFGFGLLATTAGVASPLTIVVAGLTVALLGNTLAQFSRAHPSAGGFITFVGKTFGPTSAVTTALLITAGYIIAISSVIAISGGFLSMTLNYYFGWNVPWFLFTLVLTALAVTLIIRGIGVSTKLAGYFFAVEMLVLVVVSVATIAKHGAHLSIKPFTPSHVKGGMSGLAEGFPLAVYMFVGWENSAALAEETENPRRNVGRAVFSSIGIMSVGYVLFAYATVTGFGYDADKTGAAAVPFIDVAHGTFGVLAFFAYIAGLTSTLGSLISGTNSQTRLLFNAGRERLLPAFLGRVHPTRRTPFNAILVFVSAALLIIGGWGLLHIVGGKGTMDPVSFFAESSTMGTILILLVYLASNVALPFYYRRYQRSEFRVVRHAVLPLIGAAAIVVPLYYLAKPGQSTPYDWFPYLALGVLAVALVYAVILTRRDPGLGERVGAIVADAE; encoded by the coding sequence ATGGATTCCCCCTCCACCGTGCCCGCTCCGGCGCCGGCCGCGCCCGGGCCGGGTGACGACCGTCTGCGTGGCGGGTCGTTGAGCCTGCTCGATATCGCCAGTTCGACGATGGCGAACATCGGGCCGGCGATGAGTTTCTACTTCGGGTTCGGTTTGTTGGCCACCACGGCCGGGGTGGCTTCGCCGCTGACGATCGTGGTCGCCGGGCTCACGGTCGCGTTGCTGGGCAATACGTTGGCCCAGTTCTCGCGGGCGCATCCGTCTGCGGGCGGGTTCATCACGTTCGTGGGGAAGACGTTCGGGCCGACGAGTGCGGTGACCACCGCGTTGCTGATCACCGCCGGGTACATCATCGCCATCTCCTCGGTCATCGCCATCTCCGGCGGGTTCCTGTCGATGACGCTGAACTACTACTTCGGCTGGAACGTGCCCTGGTTCCTGTTCACGCTGGTGCTCACGGCGCTGGCGGTGACACTGATCATCCGCGGGATCGGGGTCTCCACCAAGCTCGCCGGGTACTTCTTCGCGGTCGAGATGCTGGTGCTGGTCGTGGTGTCGGTGGCGACCATCGCCAAGCACGGCGCGCACCTGTCGATCAAGCCGTTCACGCCGAGCCACGTCAAGGGCGGCATGTCAGGGCTCGCCGAAGGTTTCCCGCTGGCCGTCTACATGTTCGTGGGCTGGGAGAACTCGGCGGCGCTGGCCGAGGAGACCGAGAATCCGCGGCGCAATGTCGGGCGGGCCGTCTTCTCCTCGATCGGGATCATGTCGGTCGGCTACGTGCTGTTCGCCTACGCCACGGTCACCGGGTTCGGCTACGACGCGGACAAGACCGGCGCCGCCGCCGTGCCGTTCATCGACGTCGCGCACGGGACCTTCGGCGTCCTGGCCTTCTTCGCCTACATCGCCGGCCTGACCTCCACCCTCGGCTCGCTGATCTCCGGCACGAACTCCCAGACCCGGCTGCTGTTCAACGCCGGACGCGAACGGCTGCTGCCGGCCTTCCTCGGCCGGGTGCACCCGACGCGGCGCACGCCGTTCAACGCCATCCTGGTCTTCGTCTCGGCGGCCCTGCTGATCATCGGCGGCTGGGGACTGCTGCACATCGTCGGCGGCAAGGGGACGATGGACCCGGTGTCCTTCTTCGCCGAGTCCTCGACGATGGGCACGATCCTGATCCTGCTGGTGTATCTGGCCTCGAACGTCGCGCTGCCGTTCTACTACCGCCGGTATCAGCGCTCTGAGTTCCGCGTCGTGCGGCACGCGGTGCTGCCGCTGATCGGCGCAGCGGCGATCGTCGTGCCGCTGTACTACCTGGCCAAGCC